The Medicago truncatula cultivar Jemalong A17 chromosome 4, MtrunA17r5.0-ANR, whole genome shotgun sequence genome includes a region encoding these proteins:
- the LOC120580230 gene encoding increased DNA methylation 1 has translation MGNMIMETTPLSVNEIATIVPETSINPDQSLPIETAPSSMNETSNVQQTSHNQEHETPSATAGNASMNVTDIDVPEINNNQEHSLTMETTSSSIPEPLPRQPTIKHNKKTILAWLTACKEIDEGTQVRYHDGEKPITGRIFNGAILCSCCDEEISVWKFEKHAQSEDIQPYKRILVATRKSVLQNILISKWLKEDEQKRRDMFMYAPIHDIVCLVCGKGEDEGEFINCTNCPSTYHRSCAFIQGFSQENDDHWLCSYCSCKYCKGGHEEEYPLDILCRQCNKKCHWMCLNKSEKDLLRTHCSVSCKEIDEKLKGSIGIQNNINGNESYSWRVLQQMDTKSEDHYVISNSKVAATCMLMEEAFGMITDKHTGVNVVQSVLYNRRSNLRRLDFRRCYTFIIEEDDAIIAAATVRFHGKGLAEMPFIATDEAYRGKRICHLLMEIIESFLQSLEVERLTIPSNPQTVEMWKQKYSFSVVNDKKLKKDMVSYNLLMFPGAIRLSKRLFLDLNEPFGNVEPNTVN, from the exons ATGGGTAATATGATAATGGAAACAACTCCATTATCAGTGAATGAAATAGCAACCATTGTTCCGGAAACGAGTATTAATCCTGACCAGAGTTTGCCAATAGAAACAGCTCCATCATCAATGAACGAAACAAGCAATGTTCAACAAACAAGTCATAATCAGGAACATGAAACTCCAAGCGCAACTGCGGGGAATGCATCAATGAATGTAACAGATATTGATGTTccagaaataaataataatcagGAACATAGTTTGACGATGGAAACAACTTCATCATCAATTCCCGAACCATTACCGCGTCAACCAacaataaaacataataaaaaaaccaTCCTAGCATGGTTGACAGCTTGCAAGGAAATTGATGAAGGGACCCAGGTGCGTTACCATGATGGGGAAAAACCGATAACAGGTCGAATTTTCAATGGAGCCATCTTATGTAGCTGTTGCGACGAGGAAATCTCTGTATGGAAGTTTGAGAAGCATGCTCAAAGTGAGGATATACAACCATACAAACGCATTTTGGTGGCGACACGGAAGTCCGTCCTCCAAAACATCCTGATTAGTAAGTGGTTGAAAGAGGATGAACAAAAACGTCGAGACATGTTCATGTATGCTCCCATACATGACATTGTTTGTTTAGTTTGTGGAAAGGGAGAAGATGAAGGGGAATTTATTAACTGCACAAATTGTCCCTCCACTTATCATCGTTCCTGTGCTTTCATACAG GGTTTTTCTCAGGAAAACGACGACCATTGGTTATGTTCTTACTGCAGCTGCAAATACTGTAAGGGTGGTCATGAAGAGGAGTATCCTTTAGACATCCTGTGCCGCCAATGCAACAAGAAGT GTCATTGGATGTGCCTAAATAAATCTGAAAAAGATTTATTAAGGACTCATTGTTCCGTAAGTTGTAAAGAG ATTGATGAGAAATTGAAGGGCTCAATCGGAATCCAAAATAATATCAATGGGAATGAGAGCTATTCTTGGAGAGTCCTCCAACAAATGGATACGAAAAGTGAGGATCATTATGTAATAAGCAATTCAAAGGTTGCAGCTACTTGCATGTTGATGGAAGAAGCTTTTGGGATGATAACAGACAAACATACTGGCGTCAATGTGGTACAAAGTGTTTTATACAACCGCAG ATCAAATCTAAGGAGGCTCGATTTTCGTCGATGTTATACATTTATCATCGAAGAAGATGACGCGATAATTGCTGCAGCTACCGTAAG ATTTCATGGGAAAGGCCTTGCAGAAATGCCTTTCATTGCCACAGATGAGGCATACAGAGGCAAAAGAATTTGCCATTTGTTAATGGAGATAATTGAATCG TTTCTTCAAAGTCTTGAAGTTGAAAGGTTGACCATTCCATCTAATCCACAAACTGTTGAAATGTGGAAGCAAAAATATAGCTTCAGTGTGGTCAACGACAAGAAGTTGAAGAAAGATATGGTTTCATATAACCTTTTGATGTTCCCTGGAGCTATAAGATTAAGCAAAAGACTTTTTCTGGACTTGAATGAGCCGTTCGGGAATGTTGAACCTAATACCGTCAATTAG